In the genome of Yersinia enterocolitica, the window GCGCTGTTCCTGCTGCAAATGCTGGAAAGCGGGTTGAATATCATGGGTGTCAGTAGTTATATCACTATGGCGCTGTGGGGCTTGTTACTGCTGGCGTTTATCTTTGTCAAAGGTGCGAAAATCCCAGCGTTTAGTTTCTTGCGGCAGAACAAACCGTCAAGTTAGGGCCATTTTAGCCAAAAGAAAAGGCTGGCAATTGATGCCAGCCTTTCTCTTAATAGCGTTAAAATAAGCTATTAAACCGTGGTGAAGTTACTTAACTTCGCCCATCGCTTTCAGTTTTTTCGACAATTCACGACGTTCTTTAGACAGATCGGCATTTTTGATGGTGTAATCATCAACACGATCTTCATAAGCAGTACGCATGTCCGCGATAATGGCCTGAATTTCTTCAATACTCATCCCTGGCTTGATGTAATCACTCAGGTTATCGAGCAACAGAACGCGTTTTTGGTTATCACGGATTTTCTTTTCGTTATCAACGATTTCACGCTGCAACTTGTTTTTGCGACGAAACATACGCACAAACTCCAAAACGTCCTGGAAAGTCGGCTTAATTGCATTATCCATTTTTACACCTTCACTTAAGTTTTACACAAATTCAATTGCTGGTGACCAGGCTACCTGCACCATACCGCTTTGTCGTACCTGGTGACAAGATTCATTGGCTTATCTTACCTGCTTTACCCGCCAGACAGAAATTTCATCTGCCTTTAGCGGCGAGAGATCACCTGCGCAACGTCATATTAATCAGATCGTCGAGTTCCTCAAGCTGTTTGGTTAGCTCCATACTCAGCCAAACATAGCCATAAATGGGCGTTTCTACCTGCTGCCCCTGCGTTACCGCCAGCATCAATGATTTCAGTTCGGCCGCAATTTCACTTAACTCGGCGGCAACCTCTCGCTCACGTGCTGGTGAGCCATCACGCAAACTGTCACTCAACGTATTCAGAGTGCGAATAGTCATCAGTTGGGTGCTGCGTAACCCTTTAGCATTAAGCATAATAAAATGGCTTTCACGTGACGACCAGTAAGCATCCACCAGCAATTCCAGTGTGCATATTAAATTCCGGCTCAATGTTTGGATGGCTTCAAAAACATCTTTATTAATATGGGATTCTTTACTGGCAGGAGCAATAAAAGTGCGCATTTTAACCGACTGACTCAGGACGGTTTTCAATTTAGGTTCTAATCGTGGGCGTTCGACCACATTCGGTGACAGGTAAGCGGCATAGACCTGGCTGATAGCACGCAGATTATCGCTCATCTGCATGCGCCAATGCGTAAAGGCGCGTTGTGGGTAAACACTGGTAAAGACTAACGCCAGCAGGGAGCCAAAAATAACATCGCCACTACGCCACAGTGCGGTATTCATATCACCCGGCGCAGATCCACAAACTACCGCCAGCGTGATACCAATCAAGAGTGCCATATAGGGCCGTTTACCCAACGTCAAATAGCCGCACAGAAACATGATAACCCCGCACCAGACCAGCATGAACGTCAGCGAATAGGATTCAAGATAGAGGGCAATCAGGCCAGATATCGCGCCAAACACCGTGCCGCCAATACGTTGCATCGCTCGGGATAACACATTTCCCCAGTAAGATATCGGCCCCATAACCACGACCAGCGTGATCAACGGCCAGGTGCCTTCTGGGATAGCCAATAAGCGAATAATCAGGAAAGTTAAGATAAATGCCAGCGTAATTCGCAAAGCATGCGTAAGGCGATAGTGACTATAAATCAAGTTATCCAGTGGCGAGATTTTTTTATTCAAGCGCACAATATACCTACGTCCAATAAAACACTAAAACCTAAGTTTAGCTGAGTTATAACCGGCTGGCACGGGGTTAAAAGTTAGTAAAAGTAGCGAATAATCAGTGACGAGACATAAACGGGAAAAGTTATTCCCCGCAGTCTGTCGTCACGCGGGGAGAGATGCTTACTTAAAATCAACCGCCATTTGTTGCTGGATAGTTATTCCATAGCTGGACTCCACACAACAGGCAATATAATCGGTGAAGCGTGGTGATCTTGCCATACCCAAACTGAGCAGGCGTTCATTACTGAACCGCACATTTAACACGGCAAAAGAGCCATATAAACGCATGGCTTTCAACATTAAGCGCTCATTGCAGGGGCCGAAAATGCTTTTTAGTTGGTTACGCATCTGCACCAAAGCACCGTAGTCTACCTGGCAATAATCTGTACCCATCGGTTTTTGCCGTGCCGCCGAGGACATGGCTTGATCAATTTCGGCAAAACTGACGCTGTCTTTTTCTCCGGCAGAAATATGATAAATATTTTCGGTCAAGTGGGGATGGAACAAAATACACAACAGAGCATCCGCACAATAATCGACCGGGATAACGTCGATATAGTCATCCAATGAGCACATAAACTTACGCAGCATTAATGCCATGCGAAATACCCAGAAAATACTGCTAGAGGGCTGACACCCCAAACGGGTATGCCCAACGACAATCGATGGCCGGGCTAATACCAGCGGTAAATTCGGGCATTGCTCTGCCAACAATCGCTCAATAGCTGATTTGGACTTGGTATATTCCACTAAATGCGCATCATCTTGCGCTGATAATACTTGCTCGCTAACCACCGTTCCGGCATCTGGTGTGCACGACATGGCGGTACCCACGTGGATAAAGCGCTGTAAACCCACTACATTTGCCATTCTTTTGCCAAATGCCAGAGTGCCGTCTACATTTACTTTCCAGATTAAGGGATTATTACCAAATGACGCGACAGCAGCACAGTTAATAACATGGGTCACATCATCAATACGTGGGTCATTAATAAAGCTATCCGGCTCTGCCAAATCGCCTAATAAAATATGGTTGATATTTATTTTATTCAGCCGCTGACTGGGGAGATAAAATTTCGCCAGATTTTCACGGATACGGTTTAGCCCCTGTTCCGGCGTAGTCGCCCGTACTAATAATAAATAATTAAAATCGGCGTCTGCCAACAATAACTTTTCAAGCACTGCCCCGCCCAGAAACCCTGTTGCGCCGGTTAGCAGAAGTTTTTTCACCATGAGTCCTACCGTGTCATTTAGTAGGCGAATTGTATGAATAGCTGAGTAAACGGTAGGTAAATACTAATTAGATCGACATGTTTCTGGCAAAACATAAGTATGTCGAAATAAATCCTGACGTCTCGGCGCACCTGAAATGATATTCTAACACTAACGTTATTGGTCACTGCGGCTTACCACCAAAACGGTGGCCCATCACTAAAGAATGACCATAGTAAAAAGGGTTAAACCGAATAATGTCAGATAAAAATAAGCAACCTACTTTCTACATTCACGATTATGAAATAAATGATATAACCACTTGAAATATATATCATTATATAATGAAAACCTTTGGTTATGTACTCAGTTATGTACTCAATTTGTCCGCGAAATCTTTGGAATACTATCAACTCCCACTCTACCGCTAAAAAACCAATTGAATTCCTCTCCGCTATTACTGTATAAATAAACAGTAAATTAGCGAGGTGATACAATGGCAAGAAATCCTAAAGATGAATTTACAGGGATGAGGGAACTGACTTCTTTTGATACGGCTCACAGTGCCTTTGGTGAGTTCATTATTATGCGATCGTCATTCACCGATACCCTCACTGGCTTCAGGCAGATTGAGCCGGAGCATTACCCAGACCAACAAGTCATGATTCGTTTGGAAGCCGCTAAAAAACTAATTAGAGAACTACAGAGGCGCGTGGACTATATCGAGTCTGGTATTGAAGATGTTAACACTAAAACTTGTTATCACAGTTGAGAGGGATTTATGAAAGTTGAACTGGTTTACGATAAGCGAAACGTGAAAGAGATACCAGGTGCCAATGAACTTATCCTGGCTGAACTAACCAAGCGTGTGCACCGTGCCTTCCCTAAAGCTGAGGTCAAGGTTAAGCCAATGCAAGCGAACGGCATCAATACCGACGCCAGCAAAGGTGATAAGGCTATTCTCAATCGGCTGGTTGAGGAAATGTTTGATGAAGCAGATCAGTGGCTGGTTATCGATATTTAATTGAGGGGGATTTATGCTGCGTGTCGAAGTGACTATAGATAAGCTGAACGCGAAGAGTTTTCCGGCTGGCTACACCAACGCACTTACTGAAGAATTAACGAATCGCCTTAATCGTAAATTTAGCGATTTTGACGTAAAAGTGAGGTTTGCGGGGGCAGATGGGTTAACGGTTCTTGGTGGGGGTAATGAGGACAAAAAGACGGTCGAAGAAATTTTACAGGATACGTGGGAAAGTGCTGATGATTGGTTCCAGCCTTAAGCCACCAGCCAATAATGCGAATGTATAGACCGGGCCATTAAGCCCGGTTTTGTATTTGGGTACCACCTCGATAGGCATCCCTCCCAACCATCCCCATGCGTGGGCATAGGCATGACTAGACCTATTCAGGGAAAATCATTGAAGTGTGGTAACTACTCGCTTAGTATTAACAATCTATTTTATATAATCACTGATTTTTTACAATGAAATCAACATGTTTGACAAAGGTTTACAAGAAAAATGAAAGAATCACCACTAGTCCTGTCAAATAAAAAATACCGCCCTGACATTGATGGATTAAGGGCGATTGCTGTAATACTTGTTTTATTTTTTCATGCTAAAGTATTCGGTGTTAATTCTGGATTTGTTGGTGTAGATGTTTTTTTTGTAATATCAGGATATTTGATAACATTAGGTATAAAAAATGGATTAGAAAAGGGTGATTTTTCTTTTGTTGATTTTTTCAAAAGAAGATTATGGAGATTACAGCCTGTTTTCATAGCTTTAATAATTGTAGTAACAATAATAACTACACTAACATATCTTCCTGATGATTATTTAAAGTATACCAACAGTCTAAGATACGCATCTTCATTTTCATCAAATAATTACTTCTCCAATTTGAATAATGGATATTTTACAGATGATGTAAGCATTATGCCTTTGTTGCATACGTGGTCATTATCTGTGGAGTGGCAATGGTATTTATTGCTTCCTTTTTTAATGTTTGTATTTTTTAAATTACTTAACATCAAAAAATGGGCATATTGGATATTACCATTTACAACATTGATGATAATAGGAATTCATTTCGGATCAGTTTCAATACAATTAGATGGAATAAAAAAACTATCTTTTGTTTTTAACGATAAAAACTCACTAAAGTATTACTATAGTTTTTCAGGTCGTATTTTTGAAATGCTCATTGGTTCGTCTTTAGCTGTTATTGGAGTGTTGAAGGTTGACAGAATTCCGCTGTGGTTAAACTCGACTATTGGGTTTTGTTGTATTGTAATCATTGTTTCTATCGGGGTTAGTGATGGAATCTTGGAATTCTACCCAAATAAATATGCACTACTCGTTTGTTTAAGCTCTGCCATTTTAATATATTTGGGTGGTTCAAAAAACAAAGGATTTGCAACAAAAATATTATCGATAAAACCAATAGTATTCATTGGGTTGATATCATACTCTCTTTATATTTGGCATTGGCCGGTACTGGCATTTATTAGAAACTTAAGTATAAAAGAAACATGGAGCGTTATTTCATTAGCGTTACTTTTATCATTCTTACTTGCTATTTTCTCTTATCGTTATGTTGAGACTTTTTTCAGAAGAAAAAACTCATTATCCTTCTGGAAAACTTTAGTAGTTTTAGTGCTAATACCATATATCCTTGTATCCACACTGAACCATAAAAGTAAAGCTACTAGTGGCATTCCATCGCGATTAGGTAGCAGCTATATGAACTTAGTTCATAATAAAACGATTCAATACAATTGGATGGATAGAATAAGAAATGAATGCAATGTAGAGGATTTAAGTCTAATAATGCTTAATTGTCACTTTAATGAAGGCGCAAAAAAATCCGCGATTGTCATGGGAGACTCATACTCTGATCATTCTTGGCAGTTTTTGAAATCTATCATTAAAGATAATGATATATCACTAGAATCAAGTTCACTTGGTGGATGCTTAGCTGTAGAAGGTGATGACCAATCTGAAAAAAATATATGTACAAATAGAACTAATGAAAATTACAATAAAATCAAAAAAGGGTTTTATCAGTATGTAATTATAAGTCAAACGTGGGGGAGATATATTAGTAATGAAAATCACTCCAACACCAGCGAAGCAAAGGAAAAACTAGAGAAAGGCCTTGAAAGCTCCATAACTAAAATAATTAATAGCAACGCCAAACCAATTATTATCATTGGGATTTTTGACGCTTATAAAAATCAAAATCCATTCTATCTGGCAAAAATACAGCAAAACTCTTGTGTGATGAAAAAATACAAATCAAGAGAATTATTAAAATCCACCTGTGATTTCGATAGTAATTATAAAAATGACGAATATAGGATTTGGATTGATAATATGTTTTTACGGTTAAAAAATAAATTTCCCACCTTGATTTTAATAAACATGTATGACTTACAATGCTCATATGGGGTATGTAAAACTGACATTAATGGCTATCCAGTGTATAGGGATTGGTCACATTTAACTGATTACTCATCGCATCAATTTGGCATTGAATACCTTAAGATGCATGGTAATATTTTCAAATAATAACCGGGCATTTCTGCCCGGTAAACCTACAGATATATAGGTTGAGGCAATAGTGGTTTTAACCACTCAGGAAGAGATTCAAAATATGTAATATATCTTAGGTCATTCGCATAAACCTCTCCTAATAAATGGTAATATTCCGATGATTGTTGGCAACAGAACCAGCTAATAATTACTGTTTCTGTTCCATCAGAAAATTGCACATATAAAATATCCATATGACTCCCTAGTTAAAATACATAATCAACTAAATTAGATGCAAAATTGCTTAATGTGCCAACCGTTGCATTAGCAGAGTAATAAATGGTTTGTGCAGTGATTACCGGGATATTCATAGCTGCATATGTTGACCCATAACCTGCCGTAGTGGTCATTGCGCTTGCCCGCCAAGCGATACCAGAAAGAGACGATGAAAATGCCATGCCAACAACGCCATTAGTAGATGTCCCCAATGCGCCATCTACGCTGCAATACTTAGCATTTATAGGTAAGTAATTGGGCATATTTATTGGCAGTAGCGGTGTCGTTCCTGTTGTTGTAGTCAGTACAGTTATTCTAGGGAATGAAATAGAACGGTCTAACTGATACCCGACAGTAAACTGGCTGCTTGCAGTTCTCCACACGCTGACAAGTGCGGAAGCTGTGTAGCCAGACGGCATATTGGCCCCGCCATATACTTCAGGGGCCAGCACTGACGTAGCATTGACTGCTAGCAATGCGGATACCTGGGTGGTTGGGTTATAAATCGCATACAGCGCGACAAAGCCCGCCGCCGGAACGGTGCCAGTGTCCATGCCGCCAGCACCGGTGGTGGCAAGGTTAATTGTTTTACTAAAACTACTCAGTTTGTACTGACGCCCACCTAGCGCCGTTTGCACGATCAATTCATCTGCCGTGAAAGTGGCTGTTGCCGATGCTGCTGTAACGCTCATTTTTGCATTGCGGGATGTGCCAATAACACCTGTCAAAAAAGCTGGTATTCCATCGTTGACCGTTTTAACAGCTTTCGGCGTTGCTGCCGAAGTTTCATTTGAGCTGTTGATTGAGCTACTCAACTGAGTTATTCCTGGTGTGGTAGTCGATGCGGCTGGTAAATTGCTATTAGCATACGTTTTAATCGCCAGTTCCAAGTTAGTTTGCAACTTTGCCGTATCACCATCATCCAGAACATCCTGCCCCGAATGACTTGCAATAAACTGAGCCAGCACAGAAGCCACAAATGATGACTGGCGCCACACAGTATTAAGTTGTTCAGACCTTGCCACCCCAGAGACAAAACCACCGCTACGGGCTGGAAGCGCCTCATAATCAGCATAAGGAATGACGTTTGCGCCTGCACTGATCCCAAAAGGAAGAATTTGATTAGACATTTGTTGCCCTTAATGGTGAACCCCAGGATGCACTATCGAATCCTCGGGAATATTCGTTATCTAAATCGAAGCCGAATAATGCACCGGCCTCAGTTGAAATGATGTAATTCGTGACGCCAACACCAGCCGGTTTAACGTCTAAATATCCTTGTGCAATAACCGCTCGCATCACTGATGAGATTTGCTCACCGGCAATGTAAACAGTCATGGTCATGTCAAAGTTATCGACGGCGAATATCTTGGTGCGCCCGTCAGGGAAAATACTCTGATAGATATCACTGAGAGTTTCGACGGTACCGTCCCAGTGATTGGCCTGTATCTTTGCCCGAAGTATCGTGCGGTAAGTCTCATCGTCCAGTCGCGTGAAGCCTGTTAA includes:
- a CDS encoding FUSC family protein encodes the protein MRLNKKISPLDNLIYSHYRLTHALRITLAFILTFLIIRLLAIPEGTWPLITLVVVMGPISYWGNVLSRAMQRIGGTVFGAISGLIALYLESYSLTFMLVWCGVIMFLCGYLTLGKRPYMALLIGITLAVVCGSAPGDMNTALWRSGDVIFGSLLALVFTSVYPQRAFTHWRMQMSDNLRAISQVYAAYLSPNVVERPRLEPKLKTVLSQSVKMRTFIAPASKESHINKDVFEAIQTLSRNLICTLELLVDAYWSSRESHFIMLNAKGLRSTQLMTIRTLNTLSDSLRDGSPAREREVAAELSEIAAELKSLMLAVTQGQQVETPIYGYVWLSMELTKQLEELDDLINMTLRR
- a CDS encoding NAD(P)H-binding protein, giving the protein MKKLLLTGATGFLGGAVLEKLLLADADFNYLLLVRATTPEQGLNRIRENLAKFYLPSQRLNKININHILLGDLAEPDSFINDPRIDDVTHVINCAAVASFGNNPLIWKVNVDGTLAFGKRMANVVGLQRFIHVGTAMSCTPDAGTVVSEQVLSAQDDAHLVEYTKSKSAIERLLAEQCPNLPLVLARPSIVVGHTRLGCQPSSSIFWVFRMALMLRKFMCSLDDYIDVIPVDYCADALLCILFHPHLTENIYHISAGEKDSVSFAEIDQAMSSAARQKPMGTDYCQVDYGALVQMRNQLKSIFGPCNERLMLKAMRLYGSFAVLNVRFSNERLLSLGMARSPRFTDYIACCVESSYGITIQQQMAVDFK
- a CDS encoding DinI family protein — translated: MKVELVYDKRNVKEIPGANELILAELTKRVHRAFPKAEVKVKPMQANGINTDASKGDKAILNRLVEEMFDEADQWLVIDI
- a CDS encoding damage-inducible protein; protein product: MLRVEVTIDKLNAKSFPAGYTNALTEELTNRLNRKFSDFDVKVRFAGADGLTVLGGGNEDKKTVEEILQDTWESADDWFQP
- a CDS encoding acyltransferase; its protein translation is MKESPLVLSNKKYRPDIDGLRAIAVILVLFFHAKVFGVNSGFVGVDVFFVISGYLITLGIKNGLEKGDFSFVDFFKRRLWRLQPVFIALIIVVTIITTLTYLPDDYLKYTNSLRYASSFSSNNYFSNLNNGYFTDDVSIMPLLHTWSLSVEWQWYLLLPFLMFVFFKLLNIKKWAYWILPFTTLMIIGIHFGSVSIQLDGIKKLSFVFNDKNSLKYYYSFSGRIFEMLIGSSLAVIGVLKVDRIPLWLNSTIGFCCIVIIVSIGVSDGILEFYPNKYALLVCLSSAILIYLGGSKNKGFATKILSIKPIVFIGLISYSLYIWHWPVLAFIRNLSIKETWSVISLALLLSFLLAIFSYRYVETFFRRKNSLSFWKTLVVLVLIPYILVSTLNHKSKATSGIPSRLGSSYMNLVHNKTIQYNWMDRIRNECNVEDLSLIMLNCHFNEGAKKSAIVMGDSYSDHSWQFLKSIIKDNDISLESSSLGGCLAVEGDDQSEKNICTNRTNENYNKIKKGFYQYVIISQTWGRYISNENHSNTSEAKEKLEKGLESSITKIINSNAKPIIIIGIFDAYKNQNPFYLAKIQQNSCVMKKYKSRELLKSTCDFDSNYKNDEYRIWIDNMFLRLKNKFPTLILINMYDLQCSYGVCKTDINGYPVYRDWSHLTDYSSHQFGIEYLKMHGNIFK
- a CDS encoding DUF2612 domain-containing protein; its protein translation is MSETKYQRLITSYHKNKPKFYDHISLITVPFLGIQQTTNQLTNDFDLDSSIGNQEDAVGLWVGIGRNIRTPITDVYFSLDTEGLGFDLGSWKGPYDSLTGFTRLDDETYRTILRAKIQANHWDGTVETLSDIYQSIFPDGRTKIFAVDNFDMTMTVYIAGEQISSVMRAVIAQGYLDVKPAGVGVTNYIISTEAGALFGFDLDNEYSRGFDSASWGSPLRATNV